From Nitrosopumilus sp., the proteins below share one genomic window:
- a CDS encoding DUF5655 domain-containing protein — MEGIISFGNKRTYEDFKKQIPNSVLPLFDSLREYCFSLGENVIEDVRMHRVVFCKSMTFRWFADVEPQKDGVLIKIQKNRKEIPQIIQINQNQKKSDWDKMIKEAYEEIH, encoded by the coding sequence ATGGAAGGGATAATTTCATTTGGTAACAAGAGAACGTATGAAGACTTTAAAAAACAAATTCCAAACTCAGTTCTTCCTCTTTTTGATTCATTAAGAGAATATTGTTTTTCTCTAGGAGAAAATGTAATAGAAGATGTTAGAATGCACAGAGTTGTTTTTTGTAAATCTATGACGTTTAGATGGTTTGCAGACGTAGAACCTCAAAAAGATGGTGTTTTAATCAAAATTCAAAAAAACAGAAAAGAGATTCCACAAATAATACAAATAAATCAAAACCAGAAAAAATCAGATTGGGATAAAATGATTAAAGAAGCATATGAAGAAATTCATTAA
- a CDS encoding acylphosphatase has protein sequence MSNQRIRIFVTGKVQGVFFRQALKVMAKKNDVFGWVRNLKDGRVEAVLEGDEEKISRLVEWAHGGPANARVEDVEIRNEKFTGEFLKFDVLY, from the coding sequence ATGTCAAATCAACGAATTAGAATATTTGTAACAGGTAAAGTACAAGGTGTTTTTTTTCGTCAAGCATTAAAAGTCATGGCAAAGAAAAATGATGTTTTTGGATGGGTTAGAAATCTCAAGGATGGACGTGTTGAGGCTGTTTTAGAAGGTGATGAAGAAAAAATTAGCAGATTAGTTGAATGGGCACATGGAGGTCCTGCAAATGCACGAGTTGAAGATGTTGAGATACGTAATGAAAAATTTACTGGTGAATTTTTGAAATTTGATGTATTGTATTAA
- a CDS encoding 50S ribosomal protein L2 has product MGKRPLVRRRGRGGFQFRSTSTGKLGSKANYPRFPLAEQHEGKIIDLVHERGREAPLAKIRFEDGSVSYVPAVLGAKVGETLQFGLKSEIQKGNVISVQNIPDGTIVCNIEKHFGDGGAIVKSAGTNATVFSHGDEGVTVKLPSGKFAILNPKNRAMIGTLAGGGASERHFMSAGNKWRSFKAKGKKYPIVRGVAQAAYVHPHGGGRHQHVGQSSTVSRDAPPGAKVGSIAARKTGRARIKERK; this is encoded by the coding sequence TTGGGTAAGAGACCATTAGTTAGACGACGTGGCCGTGGAGGATTTCAGTTTAGATCTACATCTACTGGAAAATTAGGTTCCAAGGCAAATTATCCACGTTTTCCACTAGCAGAACAACATGAAGGAAAAATTATTGACTTGGTTCATGAACGTGGACGAGAAGCTCCATTGGCAAAAATAAGATTTGAGGATGGCTCTGTTTCTTATGTGCCTGCAGTTTTGGGTGCCAAAGTAGGTGAAACTTTACAATTTGGATTAAAATCTGAAATTCAAAAAGGAAATGTGATTAGTGTTCAAAATATTCCTGATGGAACTATTGTTTGTAATATTGAAAAACACTTTGGAGACGGTGGTGCTATAGTTAAATCAGCAGGAACCAATGCAACTGTCTTTTCACATGGTGATGAAGGAGTTACTGTAAAACTTCCTTCCGGAAAATTTGCTATTCTTAACCCAAAAAATAGAGCTATGATAGGTACTCTTGCTGGTGGTGGAGCAAGTGAACGTCATTTTATGAGTGCAGGAAACAAGTGGCGTAGTTTTAAAGCTAAAGGAAAGAAATATCCAATTGTTAGAGGTGTTGCACAAGCAGCATATGTTCACCCACACGGTGGTGGACGTCATCAACATGTTGGACAAAGCTCTACAGTTTCAAGAGATGCTCCTCCTGGTGCCAAGGTAGGTAGCATTGCAGCACGAAAAACAGGAAGAGCTAGAATTAAAGAAAGAAAGTAG
- a CDS encoding CDC48 family AAA ATPase, with product MSQNALSLKVLEAYTRDVGRGVARIDYDSMDTLNASTGDVIEIKGKRRTVAKCLPLYPSDEGKGIIRIDGLGRNNSGIAIGDTISVRKIKAVAAEKVVVAPLEAIPPIDERYLADALESVPLIKGDNVMVPYFGGRLTFQVIGVTPAADAVLVTQKTVFHIAEKGETLRGVPQVTYEDIGGLTDEIKKVREMIELPLRHPEIFEKLGIEAPKGVLLYGPPGTGKTLLAKAVANESNAHFISISGPEIMSKFYGESEARLREIFKEAREKAPSIIFVDEIDSIAPKREEVTGEVERRVVSQMLSLMDGLEARGKVIVISATNRPNAIDPALRRPGRFDREIEIKVPDKKGRKDILAIHSRNMPLSDDVNIDKISSVSHGYVGADLEYLCKEAAMKCLRRLLPVLNLEEEKIPPETLDKLIVNNDDFLKALIEVTPSGMREVFIENPDVKWDDVGGLEDVKRELQEAVEWPMKYPGLYDKLGHSMPRGILLHGPSGTGKTLLAKAVATQSEANFVSVRGPELLSKWVGESERGIREIFKRARQSAPCVIFFDEIDSIAPIRGAGGETAVTERVVSQLLTELDGMENMHGVIVLAATNRADMIDPALLRPGRFDKIIQIPLPDKESRKSILKINAAKIPTVTDESDPQCVNIEKIAELTDGLSGADTASIANTAVSLVIHEFLDSHPDEKDIEKTTIDAKVTMKHFEEAVKKVREQKDLKMGEKLVASYYR from the coding sequence ATGAGTCAAAATGCTCTTTCTCTTAAAGTTCTCGAGGCATATACTAGAGATGTAGGTAGAGGAGTAGCAAGAATAGATTATGATTCTATGGATACTCTAAATGCTTCAACTGGAGATGTAATAGAGATCAAAGGAAAGAGAAGGACAGTTGCAAAATGTCTCCCACTTTATCCATCAGATGAAGGAAAAGGAATAATCAGAATTGACGGTCTTGGACGAAATAATTCAGGAATTGCAATTGGAGACACCATTTCAGTTAGAAAAATTAAAGCAGTTGCAGCAGAAAAAGTAGTAGTTGCACCACTAGAGGCTATTCCTCCAATTGATGAGAGATATTTAGCTGATGCTTTAGAAAGTGTTCCTTTGATTAAAGGAGATAATGTAATGGTTCCATACTTTGGTGGGCGTTTAACTTTTCAAGTAATCGGAGTAACTCCAGCAGCTGATGCTGTTTTAGTTACTCAAAAAACTGTTTTCCATATTGCTGAAAAAGGTGAAACATTACGTGGTGTTCCACAGGTGACCTATGAAGATATTGGTGGTTTAACAGATGAAATTAAAAAAGTAAGAGAAATGATAGAGCTTCCATTAAGACATCCAGAAATTTTTGAGAAACTAGGAATTGAAGCACCAAAAGGAGTCTTATTGTACGGACCTCCTGGAACAGGAAAGACATTGCTTGCAAAAGCAGTTGCAAATGAAAGTAATGCACACTTTATCAGTATTTCAGGTCCAGAAATTATGAGTAAATTTTATGGAGAAAGTGAAGCTAGATTAAGAGAAATTTTCAAAGAGGCCAGAGAAAAAGCACCTTCAATTATCTTTGTTGACGAAATCGATTCTATTGCACCAAAGAGAGAAGAAGTCACCGGTGAGGTTGAGAGAAGAGTTGTGTCTCAAATGTTATCATTAATGGACGGACTTGAAGCAAGAGGAAAAGTAATTGTAATTTCTGCAACCAATAGACCAAATGCAATTGATCCTGCACTTAGAAGGCCAGGAAGATTTGATAGAGAAATTGAGATTAAAGTTCCGGATAAAAAAGGAAGAAAAGACATTCTTGCAATTCACAGTAGAAACATGCCGTTATCTGATGATGTCAATATTGATAAAATTTCATCAGTTAGTCATGGGTATGTAGGAGCAGATCTAGAATATCTTTGTAAAGAAGCAGCAATGAAATGCTTGAGAAGATTACTTCCTGTGCTTAACTTAGAAGAAGAGAAAATTCCTCCTGAGACATTAGACAAATTAATTGTAAACAATGATGATTTTCTTAAGGCATTGATTGAAGTAACTCCTTCAGGAATGCGCGAAGTCTTCATTGAAAATCCTGATGTAAAATGGGATGATGTTGGTGGTTTAGAAGATGTAAAACGAGAGTTGCAAGAGGCCGTAGAGTGGCCAATGAAATATCCTGGACTTTATGACAAACTAGGACATAGTATGCCAAGAGGTATCTTATTACATGGTCCAAGTGGTACTGGAAAAACATTGCTTGCAAAAGCAGTTGCAACACAAAGTGAAGCTAATTTTGTCTCAGTAAGAGGACCCGAGCTCCTTTCAAAGTGGGTTGGAGAATCAGAAAGAGGAATAAGAGAAATTTTCAAAAGAGCACGCCAATCAGCACCATGTGTGATTTTCTTTGACGAAATAGATTCAATTGCACCAATTAGAGGAGCTGGTGGAGAAACGGCAGTTACTGAAAGAGTTGTGAGTCAATTACTTACTGAATTAGACGGAATGGAGAATATGCATGGTGTAATAGTTTTAGCTGCAACAAATAGAGCTGATATGATAGATCCAGCATTATTAAGACCAGGTAGATTTGATAAAATTATTCAAATCCCACTTCCAGACAAAGAAAGTAGAAAGAGTATCTTAAAAATCAATGCTGCAAAAATACCAACAGTTACTGACGAAAGTGATCCTCAATGTGTCAATATAGAAAAAATTGCAGAATTAACTGATGGTTTGAGTGGTGCTGATACTGCATCAATTGCAAATACTGCAGTTTCCTTAGTTATTCACGAATTCTTGGATTCACATCCAGATGAGAAAGATATTGAGAAAACCACTATTGATGCGAAGGTTACTATGAAACATTTTGAAGAGGCTGTAAAGAAAGTAAGAGAGCAAAAAGACCTCAAGATGGGCGAAAAATTAGTAGCTTCCTATTACAGGTAG